TACTACCTGCGCGAGAAGGTCGGCAAGCGCGCCCGCATCCGCGAGCGCCGCGAGCCCATCGGCGGCAACAGCTCGACCCGCGCCGCAGCCGCCGCGGCGGCGCTGGCCAGCTCCGCGGCGCCGCCGCCCGCGGTCGCGGAGCCGGAGCCGGAGCCTGAGCTCGAGCAGGTCGGCGCCGGCGCGCAGGAGGACGCTGACGAGTAGGCGGGAGCGCCCCGCCCCCGACGCGCTCCCCCCCGGCCGCCCGCTCAAGGACCGGGTCG
This Candidatus Dormiibacterota bacterium DNA region includes the following protein-coding sequences:
- a CDS encoding 50S ribosomal protein L19, with protein sequence KQSFGVGVERMFPVHSPKIERIELAARGDVRRAKLYYLREKVGKRARIRERREPIGGNSSTRAAAAAAALASSAAPPPAVAEPEPEPELEQVGAGAQEDADE